Proteins encoded in a region of the Neodiprion virginianus isolate iyNeoVirg1 chromosome 2, iyNeoVirg1.1, whole genome shotgun sequence genome:
- the LOC124297434 gene encoding eukaryotic translation initiation factor 3 subunit I: protein MKPLMLHGHERAITKIKYNREGDLLFSASKDKKPNVWYSLNGERLGTFNGHNGSVWCIDVNWDTTRFLSGSGDNTLCVWDCQTGKVVGQLETNSSVRTCSFSYSGNLAVYSTDKALGYQCEMFIIDARDVVSKSSQENAIRRIPINGPRISAILWGALDETIITGHEDGEINLWDMRTGKKLNSMKSHKSQINDMQTNKDGTMFVTACKDHTAKLFDSESLVCLKTYKTERPVNSATISPILDHVVLGGGQDAMDVTTTSARHGKFDSRFFHLVFEEEFARLKGHFGPINSLAFHPNGRSYSTGGEDGYIRINTFDQSYFDFHFEY, encoded by the exons ATG AAACCTCTCATGCTTCATGGGCATGAACGTGCCATTACCAAAATCAAGTACAACAGGGAGGGTGACCTCTTGTTCTCTGCAAGTAAGGACAAGAAGCCTAATGTCTGGTACTCCCTCAATGGAGAACGCCTTGGAACTTTCAACGGTCATAATGGTTCCGTATGGTGCATCGACGTTAATTGGGATACTACTAGATTCTTATCTGGAAGTGGTGACAATACTTTATGTGTATGGGATTGTCAGACTG GAAAAGTTGTTGGTCAATTGGAAACAAATAGTTCGGTGAGGACATGTAGCTTTAGTTATTCCGGGAATCTTGCTGTCTATTCAACCGATAAAGCTTTGGGATACCAATGTGAAATGTTCATTATCGATGCACGAGATGTCGTTTCCAAATCATCACAAGAGAATGCCATACGACGAATACCTATCAACGGCCCCCGAATCTCTGCTATTCTTTGGGGTGCTCTTGATGAAACCATCATCACTGGGCATGAAGATGGTGAGATTAATCTCTGGGATATGAGG ACTGGGAAAAAACTTAATTCTATGAAAAGTCACAAGAGTCAGATCAACGATATGCAAACCAATAAGGATGGGACCATGTTTGTGACAGCATGTAAGGATCATACGGCCAAATTGTTTGATAGCGAATCTCTGGTGTGCTTGAAAACTTATAAAACCGAGAGACCGGTCAATTCTGCAACAATATCCCCAATTTTGGATCAT GTGGTACTGGGTGGTGGCCAGGATGCCATGGACGTGACCACGACATCGGCTCGTCatggaaaatttgattcaCGATTTTTCCATTTGGTATTTGAGGAAGAATTCGCTCGACTCAAAGGCCATTTTGGCCCTATCAATTCTTTGGCCTTTCATCCTAATGGACGGAGTTATTCTACAGGCGGAGAAGATGGATATATTCGTATCAATACGTTCGACCAATCTTActtcgattttcattttgaatattaa